In the genome of Girardinichthys multiradiatus isolate DD_20200921_A chromosome 7, DD_fGirMul_XY1, whole genome shotgun sequence, one region contains:
- the frmpd4 gene encoding FERM and PDZ domain-containing protein 4 isoform X2 has product MDVFSFVKMPKLSGHRTKSSGWPPPSGTWSASQGPPNGWDMGTIREGRDCYINHISQSGSLDEVRLDGDKFVLPAPRKVEMRRDPVLGFGFVAGSEKPVVVRSVTPGGPSEGKLIPGDEIIMINDEPVSSVAREKVIDLVRSCKESIVLTVVQPYPSPKSAFISAAKKAKLKTNPVKVRFAEEVIVNGQIPETVKDNSLLFMPNVLKVYLENGQTKSFRFDSNTSIKDVILTLQEKLSIKCIEHFSLMLEQRAEGSASKLMLLHEQEMLTQVTQRPGSHKMKCFFRITFVPKDPVDLLRRDAVAFEYLYVQSCNDVVLERFGSELKYDTALRLAALQMYILTINTKQSQKVSLKYIQKEWGLALFLPPAVLSSMKEKNIKKALTHILKTNQNLVPPGKKLTALQAKVHYLKYLSDLRLYGGRVFKSTLVQGEKHTEVTLLVGPKYGISHVINTKTNLVALLADFSHVNRIEMYAEDENRVRVELHVLDVKPITLLMESVDAMNLACLTAGYYRLLVDSRRSIFNVAKNTETSRVTKPKQNYQAIECAYSIPHKGCEDRNNQRCSQDYLDQKCEYLDRSRCEAQPVYMTEIHHSQHSDHVVERAECCRVPCSQIYLNIPRPKPPDSSRNAKVSFIFGEPTLDSVNPKNLGYQRLMDEGAEIADNYSPMYRRLEEDYKMMDAIEEGYPYSTKIFGPAECIEEPLLHDICYAETTDDAEDEDDVSCEEDLVMSDIDKPTLLTFSGSSDDIIDLTSLPPPPEVNDEEDNDVLLHSLNMAIAAPPPGFRDSSDEDEQQAAGTRAQEACNDIPISLIDSVPMHRAEGPGEPLDDAVVSTLQALEALAASEEQSPAQSESSTGVQISRAFSPESSDSGNETNSSEMTESSELAAAQRHSENHLRMHVAMTEGYREEKAKVCTARDENPEEAKSSAVTSSQMFHSDGGEMEPDTMEIKSVSEFFTKMHIGSLMSRQRGKQREAESSIQGDTCSSSEKSNLTSQDSAKEEPPHLVGKYNTFTVRDSYYMNQLDLGRTHCKDRHQKWQQRAPGSKMAENLAPECANDSQASHADRLTAKGENQDSDERNQQLNAHLLSPSKGLFPVESDAISEDNKQKQIKLSQSEQDVTRVYEYHVSKRMSSIQSEGVHSLQSSQCSSIDAGCSTGSSSCVTPMDSPLCAIDSMHVLSESSLKGISYAALAEEKAYGPPVQGKAGHPMDPTLMRKIHAATSAEPGFGSSHKMPKIKETTACTQLKKTGKDSSFSLCNENSTTSTIMSPSSLRSSPEPIEVTLASLEPDPSSCDPTTRSLRKPHRVQMLSRSWSTLMPACRSLEALKEMTKATLTGQAVGQNLQSQDFPKVKRAFSAKTLPKSMSQGSVHSDLTGRRLLTGASLLKSDSVAPRPDGTWRCIGPFSHWFLRRKPVTQSSYEDKEMASQVLFTSSPTSFGGKGKTVLKAELKAEQIDTSASLNDMSLKDRLAHIHSMKGKTYSFHTGFALARKDALEMTSVLRCNVRHNSIDIPEVGESNMERLFQLLLLHAKVLNGACSQMATEYSSPEELLLTLTHSFHTLCCLAQACTSLVEGLSTESERKEVVAKMEEVIMNYVCLLKAAEAAAGGSAGDQSVNALIHFSATMSVVMNTLTISLKSLLNKKLLLCSDC; this is encoded by the exons ATGGATGTGTTCAGCTTTGTCAAGATGCCAAAGCTTTCAGG CCACAGGACAAAATCCTCAGGTTGGCCACCCCCTTCAGGGACCTGGAGTGCTTCCCAAGGACCCCCAAATGGATGGGACATGGGCACCATCAGGGAGGGGCGTGACTGCTACATCAA TCACATCTCACAGAGCGGCTCCCTGGACGAAGTTCGTCTGGACGGGGACAAGTTTGTGCTCCCTGCACCCCGAAAGGTGGAGATGAGGCGGGACCCCGTACTTGGCTTCGGATTTGTGGCAGGAAGTGAGAAACCTGTGGTGGTCCGCTCAGTCACTCCAG GGGGCCCATCTGAAGGCAAACTGATTCCAGGGGACGAGATCATCATGATTAACGATGAGCCGGTCAGCTCAGTGGCCAGGGAGAAGGTTATTGACCTCGTCAG gagctgcaaGGAGTCCATAGTGCTAACTGTTGTTCAGCCATACCCA TCACCGAAATCTGCATTCATCAGCGCAGCCAAAAAGGCCAAGTTAAAGACAAATCCTGTTAAAGTCCGCTTCGCTGAGGAGGTCATCGTCAATGGACAGATCCCA GAAACAGTAAAGGACAACTCCCTTCTTTTTATGCCAAATGTTTTGAAGGTGTACCTGGAAAATGGCCAGACTAAATCATTTAGATTTGACAGCAACACGTCCATAAAG gacGTCATCTTAACCTTGCAAGAAAAGCTATCCATTAAGTGCATTGAGCACTTCTCTTTAATGCTGGAACAAAGAGCTGAGGGATCTGCCAGCAAACTCATGCTCCTGCATGAGCAGGAAATGCTAACTCAG GTGACACAGAGGCCAGGTTCACACAAGATGAAGTGCTTCTTTCGGATCACTTTTGTCCCAAAGGATCCCGTAGACCTACTAAGGAGAGATGCAGTAGCTTTTGAGTACCTGTACGTTCAG AGCTGTAATGATGTGGTATTGGAGAGATTCGGGTCAGAACTGAAATATGACACAGCTCTTCGTCTGGCTGCCCTGCAAATGTACATTCTGACCATCAATACTAAGCAGTCTCAGAAAGTTTCCCTGAAGTATATTCA GAAGGAGTGGGGTTTGGCATTATTCCTGCCACCTGCAGTGTTATCTAGCATGAAAGAGAAGAATATCAAGAAAGCTCTCACCCACATCCTGAAAACTAACCAAAACCTGGTGCCCCCTGGTAAAAAG CTGACTGCATTGCAGGCAAAGGTGCATTATCTGAAGTATCTTAGCGACTTGAGGCTTTATGGAGGGCGTGTGTTCAAATCCACACTGGTG CAAGGTGAGAAACATACAGAAGTGACTTTGCTGGTGGGGCCTAAATACGGCATCAGTCATgtgataaacacaaaaacaaatctggtgGCGCTTCTGGCTGACTTCAGCCATGTCAACCGCATTGAGATGTATGCTGAAGATGAGAACAGGGTTAGAGTGGAACTACATGTTCTGGACGTGAAG CCCATCACTCTGTTAATGGAATCAGTTGATGCAATGAATCTGGCCTGTTTGACTGCTGGCTACTACAGATTACTCGTAGACTCTCGGCGCTCCATCTTCAATGTGGCGAAAAACACGGAAACAA GCCGTGTGACTAAACCAAAACAGAACTACCAGGCAATCGAGTGTGCATACAGCATACCCCACAAAGGATGTGAGGACAGAAATAACCAGAGGTGCAGCCAAGATTACTTAGACCAAAAATGTGAATATCTTGACCGCAGCAGATGTGAAGCCCAGCCTGTATACATGACAGAGATCCACCATTCCCAGCACTCTGATCATGTGGTAGAAAGAGCAGAGTGCTGCCGAGTTCCTTGCTCCCAGATTTATCTCAACATCCCAAGGCCTAAACCACCAGACTCATCCAGAAATGCAAAGGTGTCCTTCATATTTGGGGAACCCACGTTGGACAGCGTGAACCCCAAAAACCTGGGCTACCAGAGACTGATGGACGAAGGTGCTGAGATTGCTGACAATTATAGCCCCATGTACAGGCGTCTTGAGGAGGATTATAAGATGATGGATGCCATAGAGGAGGGTTATCCATACTCCACCAAAATCTTTGGTCCTGCAGAATGCATTGAGGAGCCCTTGCTGCACGATATCTGCTACGCAGAGACAACGGATGATGCGGAAGATGAGGATGATGTCAGCTGTGAGGAAGACCTGGTGATGAGTGACATTGATAAGCCCACATTGCTGACGTTCTCAGGGTCCAGTGATGACATCATTGACTTGACCTCCCTCCCTCCACCTCCAGAGGTTAATGATGAGGAGGACAACGATGTGCTTCTGCACTCTCTCAACATGGCCattgctgctcctcctcctggTTTTAGGGACAGTTCTGATGAAGATGAACAGCAGGCTGCCGGGACTCGGGCCCAGGAGGCCTGCAATGATATCCCCATCTCTCTAATAGACTCTGTGCCCATGCACCGTGCAGAGGGCCCTGGGGAGCCTCTGGACGATGCAGTGGTGTCCACCTTGCAGGCACTGGAGGCCCTGGCTGCTtctgaagaacagagtcctgCACAGTCAGAGAGCAGCACAG GTGTACAAATATCAAGAGCATTTAGCCCAGAGTCTTCAGATTCTGGCAATGAGACAAACTCCTCTGAGATGACAGAGAGCTCGGAGCTGGCTGCTGCACAGAGACATTCAGAAAACCACCTGAGAATGCATGTAGCCATGACAGAAGGATACCGTGAAGAAAAGGCAAAGGTTTGCACAGCTAGAGACGAGAATCCAGAAGAAGCAAAGTCCTCTGCTGTTACCTCCTCTCAGATGTTCCACTCAGATGGGGGTGAGATGGAACCAGATACTATGGAAATCAAATCAGTCAGTGAATTCTTCACCAAGATGCACATAGGCTCCCTAATGAGTAGACAGAGAGGAAAACAGAGGGAGGCGGAGAGCAGTATCCAAGGAGATACATGCAGTTCCTCTGAAAAATCTAACTTGACTTCTCAAGATTCTGCTAAAGAGGAGCCCCCTCACCTTGTAGGGAAGTACAATACTTTCACTGTGAGAGATTCCTATTACATGAATCAACTTGATCTAGGGAGAACTCACTGCAAAGACAGGCATCAAAAATGGCAGCAAAGAGCACCGGGAAGCAAAATGGCAGAGAATCTTGCACCAGAATGTGCGAATGACTCACAGGCTTCCCACGCAGACAGGCTGACAGCAAAGGGAGAGAATCAGGACTCAGATGAAAGAAACCAACAGTTAAATGCCCATCTTCTCTCCCCATCCAAAGGGCTTTTTCCTGTTGAGAGTGATGCTATTTCAGAGGACAATAAGCAGAAGCAGATCAAGCTTTCGCAGTCAGAGCAGGATGTCACACGGGTGTATGAATACCATGTTAGCAAGCGCATGTCATCAATACAAAGTGAAGGTGTTCATTCTCTCCAGAGCTCACAGTGTTCATCTATAGATGCAGGTTGTAGCACTGGCAGCAGCAGTTGTGTCACTCCAATGGATTCTCCCCTTTGTGCCATAGACAGTATGCATGTACTATCAGAGTCTTCGTTAAAGGGGATAAGTTATGCCGCTTTGGCTGAGGAGAAGGCCTACGGGCCCCCAGTGCAGGGGAAAGCAGGGCATCCAATGGACCCCACCTTGATGAGGAAGATCCATGCAGCTACCAGTGCTGAGCCAGGGTTTGGGAGCAGTCACAAAATgcccaaaataaaagaaaccacAG CTTGCACACAGCTGAAGAAGACTGGGAAAGACtcatctttctctctctgtaaTGAAAACAGTACCACCTCCACAATCATGTCACCTTCATCGTTACGGAGTAGCCCAGAGCCTATTGAGGTAACACTGGCCAGCCTTGAGCCTGACCCATCTTCATGCGACCCAACAACAAGAAGCCTCAGGAAGCCGCACAGGGTTCAAATGCTCAGCAGGAGCTGGAGCACCTTAATGCCAGCTTGCAGGAGTTTAGAAGCACTGAAGGAAATGACCAAAGCCACGCTTACTGGACAGGCTGTTGGTCAGAATTTGCAGTCTCAAGACTTCCCAAAAGTGAAGAGGGCATTCTCTGCCAAAACATTACCTAAAAGTATGTCCCAGGGTTCAGTCCACTCCGATTTGACTGGAAGAAGACTGCTAACTGGAGCTTCACTGCTGAAGTCAGATTCAGTAGCTCCGAGGCCAGATGGAACATGGAGGTGTATTGGGCCATTTAGTCACTGGTTTCTCAGGAGAAAGCCAGTTACTCAAAGTAGTTATGAAGATAAAGAGATGGCTTCACAAGTTCTATTCACTAGTAGCCCGACTTCATTCGGTGGCAAGGGAAAAACAGTCTTGAAAGCCGAACTTAAAGCTGAGCAGATTGACACATCCGCATCACTGAATGACATGAGTCTCAAAGACAGACTTGCTCACATACACTCAATGAAGGGAAAAACTTACAGCTTTCATACAGGGTTTGCACTTGCACGGAAGGATGCCTTAGAGATGACAAGTGTGTTGCGCTGCAATGTCAGACACAACTCTATTGATATACCCGAGGTTGGTGAGAGCAACATGGAGAGGCTGTTCCAGCTGCTGCTCCTGCATGCGAAAGTGCTGAACGGCGCCTGCAGTCAGATGGCCACAGAGTACAGCAGCCCAGAGGAGCTGCTGCTCACTCTGACTCACAGCTTCCACACATTGTGCTGCTTAGCACAAGCCTGCACATCGCTGGTGGAGGGCCTGAGCACTGAAAGTGAACGCAAGGAGGTGGTGGCAAAGATGGAGGAAGTCATCATGAACTACGTGTGTCTGCTAAAAGCTGCTGAGGCAGCTGCAGGAGGCTCTGCCGGTGACCAAAGCGTGAATGCATTGATACATTTCTCTGCCACCATGTCTGTTGTTATGAACACACTAACTATCTCACTAAAATCACTGCTCAACAAAAAACTGTTACTGTGTTCTGATTGTTGA
- the frmpd4 gene encoding FERM and PDZ domain-containing protein 4 isoform X1 has translation MDPEDNDLGIFTVILHRTKSSGWPPPSGTWSASQGPPNGWDMGTIREGRDCYINHISQSGSLDEVRLDGDKFVLPAPRKVEMRRDPVLGFGFVAGSEKPVVVRSVTPGGPSEGKLIPGDEIIMINDEPVSSVAREKVIDLVRSCKESIVLTVVQPYPSPKSAFISAAKKAKLKTNPVKVRFAEEVIVNGQIPETVKDNSLLFMPNVLKVYLENGQTKSFRFDSNTSIKDVILTLQEKLSIKCIEHFSLMLEQRAEGSASKLMLLHEQEMLTQVTQRPGSHKMKCFFRITFVPKDPVDLLRRDAVAFEYLYVQSCNDVVLERFGSELKYDTALRLAALQMYILTINTKQSQKVSLKYIQKEWGLALFLPPAVLSSMKEKNIKKALTHILKTNQNLVPPGKKLTALQAKVHYLKYLSDLRLYGGRVFKSTLVQGEKHTEVTLLVGPKYGISHVINTKTNLVALLADFSHVNRIEMYAEDENRVRVELHVLDVKPITLLMESVDAMNLACLTAGYYRLLVDSRRSIFNVAKNTETSRVTKPKQNYQAIECAYSIPHKGCEDRNNQRCSQDYLDQKCEYLDRSRCEAQPVYMTEIHHSQHSDHVVERAECCRVPCSQIYLNIPRPKPPDSSRNAKVSFIFGEPTLDSVNPKNLGYQRLMDEGAEIADNYSPMYRRLEEDYKMMDAIEEGYPYSTKIFGPAECIEEPLLHDICYAETTDDAEDEDDVSCEEDLVMSDIDKPTLLTFSGSSDDIIDLTSLPPPPEVNDEEDNDVLLHSLNMAIAAPPPGFRDSSDEDEQQAAGTRAQEACNDIPISLIDSVPMHRAEGPGEPLDDAVVSTLQALEALAASEEQSPAQSESSTGVQISRAFSPESSDSGNETNSSEMTESSELAAAQRHSENHLRMHVAMTEGYREEKAKVCTARDENPEEAKSSAVTSSQMFHSDGGEMEPDTMEIKSVSEFFTKMHIGSLMSRQRGKQREAESSIQGDTCSSSEKSNLTSQDSAKEEPPHLVGKYNTFTVRDSYYMNQLDLGRTHCKDRHQKWQQRAPGSKMAENLAPECANDSQASHADRLTAKGENQDSDERNQQLNAHLLSPSKGLFPVESDAISEDNKQKQIKLSQSEQDVTRVYEYHVSKRMSSIQSEGVHSLQSSQCSSIDAGCSTGSSSCVTPMDSPLCAIDSMHVLSESSLKGISYAALAEEKAYGPPVQGKAGHPMDPTLMRKIHAATSAEPGFGSSHKMPKIKETTACTQLKKTGKDSSFSLCNENSTTSTIMSPSSLRSSPEPIEVTLASLEPDPSSCDPTTRSLRKPHRVQMLSRSWSTLMPACRSLEALKEMTKATLTGQAVGQNLQSQDFPKVKRAFSAKTLPKSMSQGSVHSDLTGRRLLTGASLLKSDSVAPRPDGTWRCIGPFSHWFLRRKPVTQSSYEDKEMASQVLFTSSPTSFGGKGKTVLKAELKAEQIDTSASLNDMSLKDRLAHIHSMKGKTYSFHTGFALARKDALEMTSVLRCNVRHNSIDIPEVGESNMERLFQLLLLHAKVLNGACSQMATEYSSPEELLLTLTHSFHTLCCLAQACTSLVEGLSTESERKEVVAKMEEVIMNYVCLLKAAEAAAGGSAGDQSVNALIHFSATMSVVMNTLTISLKSLLNKKLLLCSDC, from the exons CCACAGGACAAAATCCTCAGGTTGGCCACCCCCTTCAGGGACCTGGAGTGCTTCCCAAGGACCCCCAAATGGATGGGACATGGGCACCATCAGGGAGGGGCGTGACTGCTACATCAA TCACATCTCACAGAGCGGCTCCCTGGACGAAGTTCGTCTGGACGGGGACAAGTTTGTGCTCCCTGCACCCCGAAAGGTGGAGATGAGGCGGGACCCCGTACTTGGCTTCGGATTTGTGGCAGGAAGTGAGAAACCTGTGGTGGTCCGCTCAGTCACTCCAG GGGGCCCATCTGAAGGCAAACTGATTCCAGGGGACGAGATCATCATGATTAACGATGAGCCGGTCAGCTCAGTGGCCAGGGAGAAGGTTATTGACCTCGTCAG gagctgcaaGGAGTCCATAGTGCTAACTGTTGTTCAGCCATACCCA TCACCGAAATCTGCATTCATCAGCGCAGCCAAAAAGGCCAAGTTAAAGACAAATCCTGTTAAAGTCCGCTTCGCTGAGGAGGTCATCGTCAATGGACAGATCCCA GAAACAGTAAAGGACAACTCCCTTCTTTTTATGCCAAATGTTTTGAAGGTGTACCTGGAAAATGGCCAGACTAAATCATTTAGATTTGACAGCAACACGTCCATAAAG gacGTCATCTTAACCTTGCAAGAAAAGCTATCCATTAAGTGCATTGAGCACTTCTCTTTAATGCTGGAACAAAGAGCTGAGGGATCTGCCAGCAAACTCATGCTCCTGCATGAGCAGGAAATGCTAACTCAG GTGACACAGAGGCCAGGTTCACACAAGATGAAGTGCTTCTTTCGGATCACTTTTGTCCCAAAGGATCCCGTAGACCTACTAAGGAGAGATGCAGTAGCTTTTGAGTACCTGTACGTTCAG AGCTGTAATGATGTGGTATTGGAGAGATTCGGGTCAGAACTGAAATATGACACAGCTCTTCGTCTGGCTGCCCTGCAAATGTACATTCTGACCATCAATACTAAGCAGTCTCAGAAAGTTTCCCTGAAGTATATTCA GAAGGAGTGGGGTTTGGCATTATTCCTGCCACCTGCAGTGTTATCTAGCATGAAAGAGAAGAATATCAAGAAAGCTCTCACCCACATCCTGAAAACTAACCAAAACCTGGTGCCCCCTGGTAAAAAG CTGACTGCATTGCAGGCAAAGGTGCATTATCTGAAGTATCTTAGCGACTTGAGGCTTTATGGAGGGCGTGTGTTCAAATCCACACTGGTG CAAGGTGAGAAACATACAGAAGTGACTTTGCTGGTGGGGCCTAAATACGGCATCAGTCATgtgataaacacaaaaacaaatctggtgGCGCTTCTGGCTGACTTCAGCCATGTCAACCGCATTGAGATGTATGCTGAAGATGAGAACAGGGTTAGAGTGGAACTACATGTTCTGGACGTGAAG CCCATCACTCTGTTAATGGAATCAGTTGATGCAATGAATCTGGCCTGTTTGACTGCTGGCTACTACAGATTACTCGTAGACTCTCGGCGCTCCATCTTCAATGTGGCGAAAAACACGGAAACAA GCCGTGTGACTAAACCAAAACAGAACTACCAGGCAATCGAGTGTGCATACAGCATACCCCACAAAGGATGTGAGGACAGAAATAACCAGAGGTGCAGCCAAGATTACTTAGACCAAAAATGTGAATATCTTGACCGCAGCAGATGTGAAGCCCAGCCTGTATACATGACAGAGATCCACCATTCCCAGCACTCTGATCATGTGGTAGAAAGAGCAGAGTGCTGCCGAGTTCCTTGCTCCCAGATTTATCTCAACATCCCAAGGCCTAAACCACCAGACTCATCCAGAAATGCAAAGGTGTCCTTCATATTTGGGGAACCCACGTTGGACAGCGTGAACCCCAAAAACCTGGGCTACCAGAGACTGATGGACGAAGGTGCTGAGATTGCTGACAATTATAGCCCCATGTACAGGCGTCTTGAGGAGGATTATAAGATGATGGATGCCATAGAGGAGGGTTATCCATACTCCACCAAAATCTTTGGTCCTGCAGAATGCATTGAGGAGCCCTTGCTGCACGATATCTGCTACGCAGAGACAACGGATGATGCGGAAGATGAGGATGATGTCAGCTGTGAGGAAGACCTGGTGATGAGTGACATTGATAAGCCCACATTGCTGACGTTCTCAGGGTCCAGTGATGACATCATTGACTTGACCTCCCTCCCTCCACCTCCAGAGGTTAATGATGAGGAGGACAACGATGTGCTTCTGCACTCTCTCAACATGGCCattgctgctcctcctcctggTTTTAGGGACAGTTCTGATGAAGATGAACAGCAGGCTGCCGGGACTCGGGCCCAGGAGGCCTGCAATGATATCCCCATCTCTCTAATAGACTCTGTGCCCATGCACCGTGCAGAGGGCCCTGGGGAGCCTCTGGACGATGCAGTGGTGTCCACCTTGCAGGCACTGGAGGCCCTGGCTGCTtctgaagaacagagtcctgCACAGTCAGAGAGCAGCACAG GTGTACAAATATCAAGAGCATTTAGCCCAGAGTCTTCAGATTCTGGCAATGAGACAAACTCCTCTGAGATGACAGAGAGCTCGGAGCTGGCTGCTGCACAGAGACATTCAGAAAACCACCTGAGAATGCATGTAGCCATGACAGAAGGATACCGTGAAGAAAAGGCAAAGGTTTGCACAGCTAGAGACGAGAATCCAGAAGAAGCAAAGTCCTCTGCTGTTACCTCCTCTCAGATGTTCCACTCAGATGGGGGTGAGATGGAACCAGATACTATGGAAATCAAATCAGTCAGTGAATTCTTCACCAAGATGCACATAGGCTCCCTAATGAGTAGACAGAGAGGAAAACAGAGGGAGGCGGAGAGCAGTATCCAAGGAGATACATGCAGTTCCTCTGAAAAATCTAACTTGACTTCTCAAGATTCTGCTAAAGAGGAGCCCCCTCACCTTGTAGGGAAGTACAATACTTTCACTGTGAGAGATTCCTATTACATGAATCAACTTGATCTAGGGAGAACTCACTGCAAAGACAGGCATCAAAAATGGCAGCAAAGAGCACCGGGAAGCAAAATGGCAGAGAATCTTGCACCAGAATGTGCGAATGACTCACAGGCTTCCCACGCAGACAGGCTGACAGCAAAGGGAGAGAATCAGGACTCAGATGAAAGAAACCAACAGTTAAATGCCCATCTTCTCTCCCCATCCAAAGGGCTTTTTCCTGTTGAGAGTGATGCTATTTCAGAGGACAATAAGCAGAAGCAGATCAAGCTTTCGCAGTCAGAGCAGGATGTCACACGGGTGTATGAATACCATGTTAGCAAGCGCATGTCATCAATACAAAGTGAAGGTGTTCATTCTCTCCAGAGCTCACAGTGTTCATCTATAGATGCAGGTTGTAGCACTGGCAGCAGCAGTTGTGTCACTCCAATGGATTCTCCCCTTTGTGCCATAGACAGTATGCATGTACTATCAGAGTCTTCGTTAAAGGGGATAAGTTATGCCGCTTTGGCTGAGGAGAAGGCCTACGGGCCCCCAGTGCAGGGGAAAGCAGGGCATCCAATGGACCCCACCTTGATGAGGAAGATCCATGCAGCTACCAGTGCTGAGCCAGGGTTTGGGAGCAGTCACAAAATgcccaaaataaaagaaaccacAG CTTGCACACAGCTGAAGAAGACTGGGAAAGACtcatctttctctctctgtaaTGAAAACAGTACCACCTCCACAATCATGTCACCTTCATCGTTACGGAGTAGCCCAGAGCCTATTGAGGTAACACTGGCCAGCCTTGAGCCTGACCCATCTTCATGCGACCCAACAACAAGAAGCCTCAGGAAGCCGCACAGGGTTCAAATGCTCAGCAGGAGCTGGAGCACCTTAATGCCAGCTTGCAGGAGTTTAGAAGCACTGAAGGAAATGACCAAAGCCACGCTTACTGGACAGGCTGTTGGTCAGAATTTGCAGTCTCAAGACTTCCCAAAAGTGAAGAGGGCATTCTCTGCCAAAACATTACCTAAAAGTATGTCCCAGGGTTCAGTCCACTCCGATTTGACTGGAAGAAGACTGCTAACTGGAGCTTCACTGCTGAAGTCAGATTCAGTAGCTCCGAGGCCAGATGGAACATGGAGGTGTATTGGGCCATTTAGTCACTGGTTTCTCAGGAGAAAGCCAGTTACTCAAAGTAGTTATGAAGATAAAGAGATGGCTTCACAAGTTCTATTCACTAGTAGCCCGACTTCATTCGGTGGCAAGGGAAAAACAGTCTTGAAAGCCGAACTTAAAGCTGAGCAGATTGACACATCCGCATCACTGAATGACATGAGTCTCAAAGACAGACTTGCTCACATACACTCAATGAAGGGAAAAACTTACAGCTTTCATACAGGGTTTGCACTTGCACGGAAGGATGCCTTAGAGATGACAAGTGTGTTGCGCTGCAATGTCAGACACAACTCTATTGATATACCCGAGGTTGGTGAGAGCAACATGGAGAGGCTGTTCCAGCTGCTGCTCCTGCATGCGAAAGTGCTGAACGGCGCCTGCAGTCAGATGGCCACAGAGTACAGCAGCCCAGAGGAGCTGCTGCTCACTCTGACTCACAGCTTCCACACATTGTGCTGCTTAGCACAAGCCTGCACATCGCTGGTGGAGGGCCTGAGCACTGAAAGTGAACGCAAGGAGGTGGTGGCAAAGATGGAGGAAGTCATCATGAACTACGTGTGTCTGCTAAAAGCTGCTGAGGCAGCTGCAGGAGGCTCTGCCGGTGACCAAAGCGTGAATGCATTGATACATTTCTCTGCCACCATGTCTGTTGTTATGAACACACTAACTATCTCACTAAAATCACTGCTCAACAAAAAACTGTTACTGTGTTCTGATTGTTGA